TACACGGCCCGGCGGATGAACAAGGCCCTTGACGGCGTAAACATCGCCGTAGACATCGATGAAATAAGCCCCCTCACGCAACAACGGCAAACCCCATTACCATCGTCTACAAATTTATTTAGGATTCAAAATATTTACGCAAACCCTAATAGTATAGCATGAAATATACTAAATGGATGAAGGGGCTTGAAAAATTTACTCATGAGTTTATCTTCGTGGGACGTGGAGGGCAGGGAGTTGTGACCGCGAGCAGGATGTTGGCGGAGGCGGCCCTGCTTGAGGGCAAGTTTGTGCAGTCTTTTCCCGAGTTTGGGCCTGAGAGGTCTGGGGCGCCGGTAAAAGCTTACGCCCGCGTCTCCAACACCCCCATCGAGATAAGGGCCCCGGTGGAAAAAGCTGACACGGTCGTCTACTTTGAAGGCAAGCTAACCCGCGTATATGAGCCAACAACTTTAACCCGTCCAAACGGTGTTGTTGTGGTATCGTGCAGAGAACCATCCGCTCTACCGAGGATGGATGGTCTTCATGTTTTCACAGTGGATGGGCAGCATGTTGTAGAATCTCTCAAAAGACCTCTTTCACTCAACATGGTGATGCTGGGGGCCACTGTGGCGGCGACGAAGATTGTTTCACTCGAGACGCTCAAAAGCTTGGTGGCGAAAAGATTCAGCTCAGCCGATGTAAAAGCTCTCGAGAAAGGTTTTGAGGAGGTGGTGGCTAGGGTTGAGCTCATCTAACATCACGGTATACATAACGAAGCCGGGCTCGTCCGCGGAGAGAGATATGAGTGGATGGAGAAGCAGAAAACCCGTGGTCCACTACGACAAATGCACCAACTGTCTCATCTGCTGGATTTACTGCCCCGAGCCAGCCATCATCAGAGACCCCAGCGGCAAAATCGTCATCGACTACATGCACTGCAAGGGATGCGGCATCTGCGCCGCCGAATGTCCACGCAAATGTATAGAGATGGTGAGTGAGTGATGCTGCGCCAAGCTTTGCTATATTTGATGTCGGGCAACGAGGCGATTGCGCATGCTGTGATGGACGCTGACGTGGATGTTGTGGCCGCTTACCCGATTACACCCCAGACAACGATTGTTGAAAAGCTCAGCGAATACGTGGCTTCGGGGATGCTTGATGCAGAGTTTGTTCCCGTCGAGTCGGAGCACTCGGCGCTCTCAGTCTGTCTGGGCGCTTCCCTCACGGGTGCAAGGGTTTTCACCGCAACCTCGAGCCAAGGCCTCGCCCTGATGCATGAAATACTCTACATCGCCTCGGGCCTCCGCACACCCATCGTAATGGCCATCGCCAACAGAGCACTCTCAGCCCCAATCAACATACACGGCGACCACAGCGACATCATGGGTTCACGGGACGCCGGATGGATACAGCTCTTCGCAGAAAACCCGCAACAGGCCTATGACTTCACCTTGATAGCGTATCGCGTCGCAGAGGACAACAGAGTCATGCTCCCCGTCGCCGTAAACGTCGACGGCTTCACTGTCTCACACTGCTACGAGGGTGTAAGAGTCCTCGGAAAAGAGGACGCCCGAGCCTTTCTCCCAAGGACCCCGAGACCTCGGCTTGAATACGAGACACCTATCACCGTTGGAGCCATGTTCTCGTCCATGCACTACCATGTTGCTAAAACTGAGCAGGCTAAAGCGTTGGAAAGCTCTCTCAACGTTGTCAAGGAGGTTTTCAGGTCTTATCCCATGCGGGAGGAAGGCTATGATGTTGTGCATGCGGTTAACACGGATTCGCCGGTTATGGTTGTGGGCCTCGGAGGCGTGATGGGAACATTTAGACATCTCGGCCGCCGAATGAACGTGGGCGTGGCGAGCCTCCGTCTCTACAGGCCTTTCCCAGCCGCAGATCTCCTGCCCAGCCTCAGAGAAGCCGAGCTCATCATCGTCCTCGACAGGGCCTACTCCCCAGGCGCCCCAGCACCACCTCTCGCAGCAGACATCAAAACACTTCTCCACACAGCAGGCCTCCAAACACCAGTCTGGAGCGTTGTCTGCGGATTAGGCGGCCACGAAATCCGGCTCAGCATGGCTGAGAAACTTCTCCAAAAAGCACTCAAAGCAGTCAGAGAAGGCGCAGGAGCAAACATCAGCTTCTACCTGGGCGAGGAGGTGAACACGCCGTGATAACGCGTCTAGACCAACTGCCGGCTAAAGAAGCCATCAGCCCCGGACACAACGCATGCGCAGGATGCGGAGCACTGATAGCGGTCCGCCAAATCCTCCTAGCCGCACCTCGTCCACTCATAGTTGTCAACGCAACAGGTTGTCTCGAAGTGGTCACAACACCTTATCCCTACACCGCTTGGAACGTGCCGTGGCTCCATGTAGCTTTTGAGAACGCTGCTGCGGCGGCCTCGGGTGTAGAAGCCGCGCTCAAGGTTTTGGAGAGAAAGGGCCTAGGAAGACGGCACAACATCATAGTTTTCGCAGGCGACGGCGGAACCTTCGACATCGGGCTTCAATCTCTATCAGGAGCCCTTGAACGGGGGCACAGGCTCCTCTTCGTCTGCTATGACAACGAGGCCTACATGAACACGGGCATACAGCGGTCGGCGGCAACACCTCCAGGAGCATGGTCCTCGACCACGCCAGCCGGAAAACAGGAGTCCAAGAAAGACATCATGTCCATCGTCATCGCACATGGCGTCAAATACGCGGCCACCGCGACACCCTTTCTCTGGAAAGACCTAGTCAACAAAGTCGCCAAAGCATTCACCTTCGACGGCCCCGCCTTCCTCCACGTATACGCCCCCTGCCCACGCGGATGGTACACCGAACCCGACAAAACTATCCAGCTCTCGAGACTAGCAGTCGAAACCCGTTACTTCCCCCTATACGAGGTAGAAAACGGCCGCTACAAAATCAATTATTTCGTCACACGTCCCAAGCCGCTTGAGGAATTTCTCAGCCTACAGAACAGGTACAGAGTGTTGCTGAGGCCCGAGAACGCGGAGCTGCTGCAGAAGCTTAAACAAGAGGTTGAGGAGCGGTGGAAAAGGCTCGAGGCCCTGTCTCAGCAGCGTGAAGCCCCTTCATCCACCCACTTGGTCTCATAGGGCCCTCCCCTTATCACGCAGAGAAACTCCGCATCCTCTTTCCCCGTGTTCCGATAGCTGTGAACAGTCTTAGCTGGGATAAACAAGACATCGCCCGACTTAACCTTATGCACCACGCCGTCAAGAACAACCTCATACTCACCCCGCAAAACATACTGGACATGCTCTATGTCGGGGTGGCTGTGGGCGGGTATTTCGCCGCCGGGCTTAATCACGAACCTGCGGAGAAAAATGTTAGCCGAGCCGTCGCGAGAGTCAACCAGCACCTGAATAAACGCGTCCCTACTTTTGTCAACAGCCCTAGCCTCCACATTAACCACATTCTTCACCACGGCCATCATAGAACTACCCGAAGAGGTTGATTTTAACAGTATTACCGATGGGATACACAGGTATTGTTTCATGGTGTGATGCGGCGTGATGCAAAAATAATGCGGTTTACAAAAATGTATTCCAGGTATGGGGGAGAAGGAGGAGAAGACGGAAAGCCGAGAAATGGCTGAATTCCTGCGGAAAATGACTGGAGACACGGTCTTCAGAGAGCTGCTTAAGCGGAGCCATCTCACGCAGAAGCAGGTGGAAACCCTTATTTTCGACGTGATATCACACCGTGACGGCGTGACGTTGACGTCAAATCAAAGGGCCGCGCTACGCGGCGTCACAAAAGGCTCCTACATCAGAACCCGCAAACAAGCCATCACAAACATCCAAAAATCCTTCTACACACTGATTTTGCTCAGCTACCTCGGGCTAATCAAGCTGCCACAATATCAGTGGTTTTTCCGCCTTAGTGAGGCGTTTGAGGAGAAGGATTGGGAAACTGTCAGGGAGTTTCTGGGGCAGCTGGGGGTGTAGACAGAGTGGATACGGTTACCGTTGTTTTTTCAGCTTTGTTTGTGGCTCAGACGCTGATTTTTCTATATGTTTACCGCAGAGCTGTGACGCATCACGGTGTCACGCAGCAAAAGTCACAGCAAATCACGCAGGAGAGGCCAAGCCAGAAACCGTTGCGGCAGGAAAGCGGTGATGTGCTGGAGGCGCTGCATCCCTCTGCTTTAGCTGCTCTGCGGCTTATTGAAGAGCGGGGGGAAGTGATGTCAAGTGACGTCAGCAAGGCCCTCAACCTTAGCCGCGAACATACTGCACGGTTGCTCAAGAGCCTCCACGATAGAGGATATGTTAAACGGGAGGGTAAGCCCTTCCGCTACATGCTGACGGAGAAGGGGTTAGCGGCTGTAAAATCCAAACTATAACCAGCTTATTTAGTGGTTTATATTGTGTCTCCTTCGCCGCTGAGCCATGAAGATACGGCTTCCGCCTGAGTGGGGTCCCGAGCCAGTCCCCGAGAACACGCGCATACTCCGTTTCTTCGACTACTTTGTTCTCTGGTCGAGTCTGGGCGTTGGGCTTCTCGTCATGGTTGCCGGCTCCTTCTTATCATCGCTGAGTTTCTTCGAGGTTTTGGCTGTTTCTCTCGCTGGCTCGGTTATCGGTAGCCTGATGCTGGCGTCGGCGGGTGTTGTCGGAAGCAGGTATGGTGTGCCGACGATGGTGAGTCTGCGGCCCGTTCTCGGTCTCCGCGGCAGCTACATACCCACTGTCCTCAACATCGTCCAGCTCATCGGCTGGACTGGTTTCGAGATTATGATTATGGCGCAGGCGGCGGGTGTTTTGACGGGCTGGCTTTTCGGTGACCTTAGTTTTCCCCTATGGGTGGTTGTCTTCAGCCTCTGGTGTCTGCTGCTGGCCTTAGGAGGACCTCTAGCCGTTGTCCGCAAATGGCTGGAAAGATACGCTATCTGGCTGGTCTACATCTCATCCATCTGGATAACATATCTCGTCGCCACGTCGCCGGGAGTAGGCCAGTGGCTCACAGGCGGCAAGCCCGATGCGATGCCTTTGCTGCTGGCCCTAGACATAGTTGTTGCGATGCCGGTGTCGTGGTGGCCGCTTGTCTCCGACTATAACAGGTTCGCAGCCAGGTCTTCCTCAAGCTTCTGGGGCACGTTGTCGGGCTACACAGTCGCTAACACATGGTTCTACCTTCTCGGAGCAGGCCTCGTCGCGGTCCTCGGCATCAACGACATCATCTCAGCAATTGGAACACTCTTTCTCGGCAACGCGGCGCTCATCCTCATACTGGTCGACGAAACAGACAACGGCTTCGCCGACATCTACTCCTCAGCCGTCTCCTTCCAAAACATCTTCCCCAAAACGCCTCAGTGGGTTTTCGCAGCCTTTACAACAGCTGCGGGAGCTCTCCTCGCCCTAACGGTTCCGCTGCTCCAGTATGAATGGTTCCTTCTTCTCATCGGCTCACTGTTTGTCCCGCTTCTCGGAGCCATGACAGCGGAGTTCTTCATCAACAGGAGAAACAATCCACCGACCGTGGATGAGTTCTATCAGCCGAGCCGTGTCAAAATCCGCGGCTTCGTCTCATGGATAGCTGGAATCATGGTTTATGTCGCAATCGTGCAGCTGGCCCCCAACATAGGCGCATCCATCCCCTCTTTCCTTACGGCGGTGTCGGTCTCGGTCCTACAGGCCCAGCTGCTTAAACGGCCTTTGGAGAAGGAGACACGTTAAAATAACGAGAATTAAAAGAATTAAAAAGAAGGGAAAAAATAGGGGGTGTTTAGGTGGTTTGTCGCTGCTGTTTTGGTCGGTATTGCAACGGATTCCTAATGTTTGGCGGGCATAGTCTTCCGTTTTGGACGCAGAGGTTTAGTTCTCGCATTCGTTGGCATGATGGTGGTCTGTATTTTACTCGGCTTCCTCTCAGCCCTGCGATATGTTCCACTTGGTATCTGGCTATGTCTTCTCTGAAGTCGCTGCGTATCCTGAAGATGTTGACGACTTCTTCGACTGTGTAGCCGCTGCTGAGTAGATGGGCTGCTAGGATGAAGTTCTCGGTGTGGCTCGTGTCGGAGAGACGCTCATGAATAGCTATCATGCATGGCGGGAGAATGCCTTTGGTCGCAGGGGCCTGTCTCTGCCAGTTCTTCACGACCTCGGCCATCGCCTGAGCTATTTTCTCGGGAGGTTTGGCGAGCCTGCGTGTCGTCTCAAAGCTCCTGACAAGCTCTTGGTAGAGATACTGGCGTAGAAGCCTCGTCAGCCTCGTCCTCGTCAGGTAAACCCAGCCCCTGCTAAGCTTCTGGTTCACCAATTTCCAAGACAGTTCACGGGTAAGGTCTTGAGCCAGCCGAAGATAGTCGGTGAACCTTATCATGTATTCATCGCCATCCTTTTGCACATTCAGCAGCCGTCCAACAATGAACTCGAAAGTCGCTGTATCCTCTGAATGAAGCAGCCGCTCCACCCTAGCCGATTCGGCAAGTGCCCATCTCCTCATCAACCAGTTGTCAGCTATCGTCGAAGCAATCATAGGGGACGGTGTATATGTTATGTCAACCTACCTGATGGGCGTCATGAAAGGCACCGGCCTCGCATGGCTGCATCCAACACTCCACACCCTCCCGCTCAGGATAAGGGACCACATCAACTGGCTCATGCAAAACCCAAGGGCGATAATCTCATAGATGCTTAGAGGCTGCCGCGAATTGCTAAATGCTCTTCTTGTGGTGAACGCTTTTCGAGTCTATGATGAACTTCCCACGAGCCTCCACGCACCGACCTGATACGAGATAACGTAAAACACCTTCATCATCGTCTATCGTCAATAATGGCGGACTCTGCAACTTTATTGTTTGAAACCGGAGTCAGTAAATTACCACCTTTCGATGATAATTTTGCCGCAACATTGAAGCATGTAATGCATTGGTAGATTTTGAAACGCTTTGCTCGAGAAAATGCTGTGATGGCGAGGGGTCATGTTAAGGTGTTGTCTGCTACTCTGCTTATTGACGGGTTAATTAAGTGGCATGGTTCT
The sequence above is drawn from the Candidatus Caldarchaeum subterraneum genome and encodes:
- a CDS encoding DNA primase large subunit codes for the protein MIASTIADNWLMRRWALAESARVERLLHSEDTATFEFIVGRLLNVQKDGDEYMIRFTDYLRLAQDLTRELSWKLVNQKLSRGWVYLTRTRLTRLLRQYLYQELVRSFETTRRLAKPPEKIAQAMAEVVKNWQRQAPATKGILPPCMIAIHERLSDTSHTENFILAAHLLSSGYTVEEVVNIFRIRSDFREDIARYQVEHIAGLRGSRVKYRPPSCQRMRELNLCVQNGRLCPPNIRNPLQYRPKQQRQTT
- a CDS encoding pyruvate ferredoxin oxidoreductase, beta subunit encodes the protein MITRLDQLPAKEAISPGHNACAGCGALIAVRQILLAAPRPLIVVNATGCLEVVTTPYPYTAWNVPWLHVAFENAAAAASGVEAALKVLERKGLGRRHNIIVFAGDGGTFDIGLQSLSGALERGHRLLFVCYDNEAYMNTGIQRSAATPPGAWSSTTPAGKQESKKDIMSIVIAHGVKYAATATPFLWKDLVNKVAKAFTFDGPAFLHVYAPCPRGWYTEPDKTIQLSRLAVETRYFPLYEVENGRYKINYFVTRPKPLEEFLSLQNRYRVLLRPENAELLQKLKQEVEERWKRLEALSQQREAPSSTHLVS
- a CDS encoding pyruvate ferredoxin oxidoreductase, gamma subunit, whose protein sequence is MKGLEKFTHEFIFVGRGGQGVVTASRMLAEAALLEGKFVQSFPEFGPERSGAPVKAYARVSNTPIEIRAPVEKADTVVYFEGKLTRVYEPTTLTRPNGVVVVSCREPSALPRMDGLHVFTVDGQHVVESLKRPLSLNMVMLGATVAATKIVSLETLKSLVAKRFSSADVKALEKGFEEVVARVELI
- a CDS encoding hydroxymethylpyrimidine transporter, encoding MKIRLPPEWGPEPVPENTRILRFFDYFVLWSSLGVGLLVMVAGSFLSSLSFFEVLAVSLAGSVIGSLMLASAGVVGSRYGVPTMVSLRPVLGLRGSYIPTVLNIVQLIGWTGFEIMIMAQAAGVLTGWLFGDLSFPLWVVVFSLWCLLLALGGPLAVVRKWLERYAIWLVYISSIWITYLVATSPGVGQWLTGGKPDAMPLLLALDIVVAMPVSWWPLVSDYNRFAARSSSSFWGTLSGYTVANTWFYLLGAGLVAVLGINDIISAIGTLFLGNAALILILVDETDNGFADIYSSAVSFQNIFPKTPQWVFAAFTTAAGALLALTVPLLQYEWFLLLIGSLFVPLLGAMTAEFFINRRNNPPTVDEFYQPSRVKIRGFVSWIAGIMVYVAIVQLAPNIGASIPSFLTAVSVSVLQAQLLKRPLEKETR
- a CDS encoding pyruvate ferredoxin oxidoreductase, alpha subunit; translation: MLRQALLYLMSGNEAIAHAVMDADVDVVAAYPITPQTTIVEKLSEYVASGMLDAEFVPVESEHSALSVCLGASLTGARVFTATSSQGLALMHEILYIASGLRTPIVMAIANRALSAPINIHGDHSDIMGSRDAGWIQLFAENPQQAYDFTLIAYRVAEDNRVMLPVAVNVDGFTVSHCYEGVRVLGKEDARAFLPRTPRPRLEYETPITVGAMFSSMHYHVAKTEQAKALESSLNVVKEVFRSYPMREEGYDVVHAVNTDSPVMVVGLGGVMGTFRHLGRRMNVGVASLRLYRPFPAADLLPSLREAELIIVLDRAYSPGAPAPPLAADIKTLLHTAGLQTPVWSVVCGLGGHEIRLSMAEKLLQKALKAVREGAGANISFYLGEEVNTP
- a CDS encoding conserved hypothetical protein (Cupin domain) produces the protein MMAVVKNVVNVEARAVDKSRDAFIQVLVDSRDGSANIFLRRFVIKPGGEIPAHSHPDIEHVQYVLRGEYEVVLDGVVHKVKSGDVLFIPAKTVHSYRNTGKEDAEFLCVIRGGPYETKWVDEGASRC
- a CDS encoding pyruvate ferredoxin oxidoreductase, delta subunit, which encodes MSSSNITVYITKPGSSAERDMSGWRSRKPVVHYDKCTNCLICWIYCPEPAIIRDPSGKIVIDYMHCKGCGICAAECPRKCIEMVSE